In a single window of the Anaerocolumna cellulosilytica genome:
- the fliP gene encoding flagellar type III secretion system pore protein FliP (The bacterial flagellar biogenesis protein FliP forms a type III secretion system (T3SS)-type pore required for flagellar assembly.) has product MGTFIRRHRRNMFGIIGVLFVVCTLTFFCATTVSATGTNNNTGTQAATEGNTTSDSNVSGNIGPFQFNLDTGSKEGGLAPTLQMMLVLTLISLAPSILIMVTSFTRIIIVLHFVRSALGTQTTPPNQILIGLALFLTFFIMNPVFSQINTEAVQPLSRGEITQEQAFKAGVAPIREFMLDQLDGRPNDLRLFMDIAEIDTVENLDEIPTTVIIPAFIVSELRTAFIIGFVIYIPFIIIDMVVASTLMSMGMMMLPPTTISMPFKILLFILADGWGLIIGEVVKTFY; this is encoded by the coding sequence ATGGGTACATTTATAAGAAGACACAGAAGAAACATGTTTGGGATCATAGGAGTCTTATTTGTAGTATGTACATTAACCTTTTTTTGTGCTACAACCGTATCTGCAACCGGTACAAATAATAATACCGGCACACAAGCAGCAACGGAAGGAAATACAACGTCAGATTCCAATGTAAGTGGTAATATCGGTCCATTTCAATTTAATCTGGATACTGGTTCTAAGGAGGGGGGGCTTGCACCAACTCTTCAGATGATGCTGGTATTGACATTAATTTCTCTGGCGCCGTCCATACTTATTATGGTAACGTCCTTTACACGGATTATCATTGTACTTCACTTTGTAAGGTCGGCACTTGGTACTCAGACAACACCTCCTAATCAGATATTAATTGGTCTGGCATTATTTTTAACTTTCTTTATTATGAATCCGGTTTTTAGCCAGATTAATACTGAGGCTGTGCAGCCATTATCCAGAGGAGAAATTACGCAGGAACAGGCATTTAAAGCAGGTGTTGCACCTATAAGAGAATTTATGCTGGATCAGTTAGATGGGCGACCCAATGACCTGCGACTGTTTATGGACATCGCAGAAATAGATACGGTAGAAAACCTGGATGAAATACCCACAACAGTTATAATACCGGCTTTTATTGTTAGTGAATTGCGGACTGCTTTTATTATAGGTTTTGTAATTTATATTCCGTTTATCATCATAGATATGGTAGTTGCATCAACGCTTATGTCTATGGGTATGATGATGCTCCCACCTACTACAATATCCATGCCATTTAAAATCCTGTTATTTATACTGGCTGATGGCTGGGGATTAATAATTGGTGAAGTGGTTAAGACCTTTTACTGA
- the fliY gene encoding flagellar motor switch phosphatase FliY has protein sequence MDGMLSQEEINALLSGIGSDIDSANTASNELGNLSDEEKDAIGEVSNISMGTAATTLSSLVNQKVVITTPVVSYATWNDLADNYDRPCVFIQIYYKEGLDGNNILILKEADVKIITDLMMGGDGTNVSGDLSELHLSAISEAMNQMMGSASTSISSMLEKRVDISPPLSKLVDLNESIDGADIAPFLKEQFVKVSFKMEIGDLVDSELMQLYPFDFARELYSQFTKEQQNTKANTAPAKAEQQKAVETVNPNAGQQSQAMPQGQIPFAPQMQGYPGGNNMVPPVQDVNVQPAFFQPFTMPQQSVVQPENIGLIMDVPLEVTVELGRTSKSIKEILDFSPGTIIELNKLAGEPIDVLVNGKFVAKGEVVVIEESFGIRVTEIVK, from the coding sequence ATGGATGGTATGTTATCTCAAGAAGAGATCAACGCGCTTCTAAGTGGGATAGGTTCTGACATAGATAGTGCAAACACAGCAAGCAATGAACTGGGGAACTTATCAGATGAAGAGAAGGATGCAATTGGTGAAGTTTCTAATATAAGCATGGGAACAGCAGCAACAACTTTGTCTTCCCTGGTTAATCAAAAAGTAGTTATTACAACTCCGGTTGTATCATATGCTACTTGGAATGATTTGGCAGATAATTACGACAGGCCCTGTGTATTTATTCAGATATATTACAAGGAAGGACTTGACGGTAATAATATTTTAATTTTAAAAGAAGCTGATGTAAAGATTATTACAGATTTAATGATGGGCGGAGACGGTACAAATGTATCAGGGGATTTGTCTGAATTACATTTAAGTGCTATTAGTGAAGCAATGAACCAGATGATGGGTTCCGCATCCACTTCCATTTCGTCTATGTTAGAGAAAAGAGTTGATATTAGTCCACCGTTATCAAAATTAGTAGATTTAAACGAGTCCATTGATGGTGCTGATATTGCTCCGTTTCTAAAAGAACAATTTGTTAAGGTATCTTTTAAGATGGAAATTGGAGATTTGGTTGACAGTGAATTAATGCAGTTGTATCCGTTTGATTTTGCCAGAGAATTATATAGCCAGTTTACAAAAGAACAACAGAATACAAAGGCAAATACAGCACCGGCAAAGGCGGAGCAGCAAAAAGCTGTTGAAACAGTTAACCCCAATGCAGGGCAGCAATCCCAAGCAATGCCGCAAGGTCAAATACCCTTTGCACCTCAAATGCAAGGATATCCAGGAGGAAATAATATGGTTCCACCAGTACAAGATGTTAATGTACAACCAGCATTTTTTCAACCTTTTACTATGCCACAGCAGTCAGTTGTTCAACCTGAAAATATTGGTCTCATTATGGACGTACCCTTAGAGGTCACAGTTGAACTGGGAAGAACAAGCAAATCCATTAAAGAAATTCTAGATTTTTCACCAGGCACAATCATTGAACTTAATAAATTGGCTGGAGAACCAATTGATGTATTGGTTAATGGTAAGTTTGTAGCAAAAGGCGAAGTAGTAGTTATTGAGGAGTCCTTTGGTATCAGGGTTACTGAAATTGTTAAATAA
- a CDS encoding flagellar biosynthetic protein FliO, whose translation MITLLTATSTWDSLLQLLGVSILFVGILAITVLTTKFVGGVKMGMTKNSNFKVIETFKVTQNKYLQLVQIGKRYFVIAVGKDEMNVVAELQESDVTIIKTDKQQGYNFKEIIQAAMTKSKDKNKEDDQS comes from the coding sequence ATGATTACATTATTGACAGCAACGTCAACTTGGGATAGCTTGCTTCAGTTGCTTGGGGTAAGCATTCTATTTGTGGGCATTCTTGCTATAACAGTTCTTACTACAAAATTTGTAGGGGGCGTTAAAATGGGAATGACGAAAAATAGTAACTTTAAAGTAATTGAGACATTTAAAGTTACCCAAAATAAATATCTGCAATTAGTTCAGATAGGAAAAAGGTATTTTGTCATAGCAGTTGGAAAAGATGAAATGAATGTTGTAGCTGAGTTACAGGAGAGTGATGTTACAATAATAAAAACTGATAAACAGCAGGGATATAATTTCAAGGAAATAATTCAAGCAGCTATGACAAAGTCAAAAGATAAAAATAAGGAAGATGATCAATCATAA
- the flhB gene encoding flagellar biosynthesis protein FlhB yields MERLLKYELQFFAEGSGGEKTEEPTAKKLTDARQEGQVAKSTDLVTAAALFTLFVTLKVFVGTIGKGFLGAFYEFYNNIEKIAGEEFNINTSRALMQEGLLSILKILIPVLIASFFTVVAINLFQVKWKPTAKPLQPKFSKFNPISGMKKIFSKDKVVDLFKELIKIGAILTIAYNTLKNQSAMLLKLYDMELMQAIIFIGNIVIGLGINISIVFLILGLADYLYQKFKFKKDMRMTKQEIKDEYKQSEGDPQIKGKIKAKMREVSQRRMMQSLPEADVVITNPTHFAAAIKYDREKSDAPILLAKGADYLAQKIKEAARENKIHIVENKPLARMLYYNVEIGNEIPPELYQMTAEVLAYVYNLNK; encoded by the coding sequence ATGGAAAGGCTACTAAAATACGAGTTGCAATTTTTTGCAGAAGGCTCCGGTGGAGAGAAAACAGAGGAGCCTACTGCAAAAAAATTAACGGATGCTAGGCAAGAAGGGCAGGTTGCAAAAAGTACAGATTTGGTTACGGCAGCAGCATTGTTTACATTATTCGTAACCTTAAAAGTATTTGTAGGGACAATAGGAAAAGGATTTCTCGGTGCCTTTTATGAGTTTTATAATAATATTGAAAAAATAGCCGGAGAAGAATTCAATATTAATACCTCACGGGCACTCATGCAAGAAGGATTACTTTCAATATTAAAGATATTAATACCCGTATTAATAGCATCATTTTTTACAGTGGTAGCGATTAACTTGTTCCAGGTAAAATGGAAGCCAACTGCTAAGCCGTTACAACCTAAATTTAGCAAGTTCAATCCAATTTCTGGGATGAAGAAGATTTTTTCTAAAGATAAAGTTGTAGATTTATTCAAAGAACTTATTAAAATAGGAGCAATATTGACTATTGCTTATAATACTTTAAAGAATCAAAGTGCTATGTTGTTAAAGCTTTATGACATGGAACTGATGCAGGCAATTATATTTATTGGTAATATCGTAATTGGACTGGGGATAAATATCAGTATTGTATTTTTAATTCTAGGCTTGGCTGATTATTTATACCAGAAGTTTAAATTTAAAAAAGATATGAGGATGACGAAGCAGGAAATAAAGGATGAGTACAAACAATCGGAAGGTGATCCTCAAATAAAAGGCAAGATAAAAGCAAAAATGAGAGAGGTCTCTCAACGCAGAATGATGCAAAGTCTGCCGGAAGCAGATGTGGTTATAACAAACCCGACACATTTTGCGGCGGCTATAAAATATGACAGAGAAAAGTCAGACGCACCCATTCTTTTAGCGAAAGGTGCAGATTATCTGGCTCAGAAAATTAAGGAGGCAGCGAGGGAGAATAAGATTCATATTGTTGAAAACAAGCCTCTTGCCAGAATGTTATATTATAATGTTGAAATTGGAAATGAAATACCGCCTGAACTTTATCAGATGACTGCTGAGGTTTTGGCTTACGTATATAATTTAAATAAATAA
- the flhA gene encoding flagellar biosynthesis protein FlhA — MKKTDLAVGLYLLAAIMFLIVPIPSLLLDIMLAMNIAIALIVLFNSLFSREVLNMASFPTILLFTTIFRVSLNVSSTKLIITTGEPGNVVETFGNFVGAGDPIVGIIVFIILLLVQFLVINKGSERVAEVTARFTLDAMPGKQMAIDADLNTGAITDAQARERREKIQEESTFFGSMDGATKYVKGDAIAGLIITLINFAGGMAMGVLRQGMGMAEAFEKFSILTIGDGLVSQIPALLISLSTGILVTKVSKDTDTGDLLLKQLFSIPKVMYMVGGSLIFLGIATPLNDLVFCAYGVVFIICGRAIASKMEVEAIEEMATMEESSGDEIRKPENVVSLLQVDPIELEFGYGIIPLADFNQGGDLLDRVVLIRRQVALELGCVVPIIRLRDNIQLNPNQYVIKIKGVPVSEGEILFDHYMAMNPGYVEEEITGIPTFEPSFHLPAIWITESQRERAESVGYTVVDPPSIIATHLTEIIRGHIHELLTRQDVQNLINNVQEANGTLITELVPKLLGVGEIQKVLQNLLKEGISIRDLITIFETLADYASTTRDTDVLTEYVRQSLKRAISNKYFPVSETTSVVTLDPKIEQEIMGSVKQTEQGAYLALDPEKTKGIMQSVEEEVQKLENIGKSPIVITSPIVRMYFKKLTQDYFKDLIVISYNEIESNVELQSVGMVTV; from the coding sequence ATGAAAAAAACTGACTTGGCCGTGGGCCTGTATTTATTGGCAGCAATTATGTTTTTGATTGTGCCGATTCCGTCCTTATTATTGGATATTATGTTAGCGATGAATATAGCCATAGCATTAATTGTTTTATTTAATTCGTTATTCTCAAGAGAAGTTTTAAATATGGCATCTTTTCCCACAATATTGTTATTTACAACAATATTTCGTGTTTCGTTGAATGTGTCCTCTACTAAACTGATTATTACCACAGGTGAACCAGGGAATGTTGTCGAAACCTTTGGTAACTTTGTGGGTGCAGGTGATCCCATTGTAGGAATTATCGTATTCATTATATTACTTCTGGTGCAATTTTTAGTTATCAATAAAGGCTCTGAGCGTGTAGCAGAGGTAACTGCCAGATTCACTCTGGATGCTATGCCTGGTAAGCAGATGGCCATTGATGCGGATTTGAATACGGGTGCAATAACAGATGCCCAGGCAAGAGAAAGACGGGAGAAAATACAGGAAGAATCTACTTTTTTTGGTTCTATGGACGGTGCTACAAAGTACGTAAAAGGAGATGCCATTGCGGGTCTTATTATTACCTTGATTAATTTTGCTGGCGGAATGGCTATGGGAGTGCTTCGACAGGGCATGGGAATGGCAGAAGCCTTTGAAAAGTTTAGCATATTAACCATTGGGGATGGTCTTGTAAGTCAGATTCCAGCTCTTCTCATTTCTTTATCCACCGGAATTCTTGTTACGAAGGTTTCTAAGGATACGGATACAGGCGATTTACTCTTAAAGCAGTTGTTTTCCATACCGAAAGTTATGTATATGGTAGGAGGCAGCTTAATATTCTTAGGGATAGCTACCCCTTTGAATGATTTAGTATTTTGCGCGTATGGTGTAGTTTTTATCATATGCGGCAGAGCGATTGCCAGCAAGATGGAAGTGGAGGCTATCGAAGAGATGGCGACCATGGAGGAATCTTCTGGTGACGAAATCAGAAAACCTGAGAATGTTGTCTCATTATTACAGGTAGACCCAATTGAGCTTGAGTTTGGTTATGGTATTATACCATTAGCTGATTTTAACCAGGGCGGTGATTTACTCGACCGAGTTGTACTAATCCGAAGACAGGTTGCCTTGGAATTAGGATGTGTTGTGCCGATAATACGTCTTAGAGATAATATACAGTTAAACCCGAACCAGTATGTTATTAAGATAAAAGGAGTACCGGTCAGTGAAGGAGAGATACTTTTTGACCATTATATGGCAATGAATCCGGGCTATGTAGAAGAAGAAATTACAGGTATACCAACCTTTGAACCTTCTTTCCACCTTCCGGCAATTTGGATTACGGAAAGCCAGAGAGAAAGAGCGGAGTCAGTGGGGTATACGGTAGTAGATCCGCCTTCCATTATTGCCACTCATTTAACTGAAATTATTAGAGGCCATATACATGAGCTTCTTACAAGGCAGGATGTTCAAAATCTTATTAATAATGTTCAGGAAGCAAATGGAACACTTATTACAGAACTAGTACCTAAGCTGTTAGGAGTCGGAGAAATACAAAAGGTATTGCAGAATCTGCTTAAAGAAGGAATTTCAATCAGGGATTTAATTACTATTTTTGAAACCTTGGCAGATTATGCGTCAACAACCAGAGATACCGATGTGCTTACAGAATATGTACGACAGAGTTTAAAAAGAGCAATATCTAACAAGTATTTTCCTGTTAGTGAAACAACGAGTGTTGTAACCTTAGATCCAAAAATCGAACAAGAGATAATGGGTTCTGTAAAGCAGACAGAACAGGGAGCTTATCTGGCTCTTGATCCGGAAAAGACAAAAGGGATTATGCAATCTGTAGAGGAAGAAGTGCAGAAGCTTGAGAACATCGGAAAAAGCCCAATCGTTATAACTTCTCCTATTGTCAGAATGTATTTTAAGAAGCTGACTCAGGATTATTTTAAAGATTTAATTGTGATTTCTTACAATGAAATAGAATCCAATGTTGAATTACAGTCGGTAGGGATGGTGACAGTTTAG
- a CDS encoding response regulator, translating to MAKNILICDDAAFMRMMIKDILSKNGYTIVGEAENGVKAVEKYNETKPDLVMMDITMPEMDGIQALKKIKATDPSANIIMCSAMGQQAMVIESIQSGAKDFIVKPFQADRVLEAVKKAVG from the coding sequence ATGGCTAAAAATATTTTAATATGTGATGACGCGGCATTTATGAGAATGATGATTAAGGATATCTTAAGCAAAAATGGTTACACCATTGTTGGTGAAGCAGAAAACGGTGTCAAAGCAGTAGAAAAATACAATGAAACAAAACCTGACTTAGTAATGATGGATATTACTATGCCTGAGATGGATGGTATTCAGGCGTTAAAGAAGATTAAAGCAACAGATCCTTCTGCAAATATTATTATGTGTTCAGCAATGGGACAACAGGCAATGGTTATTGAATCTATTCAATCAGGTGCTAAAGATTTTATTGTGAAACCATTCCAGGCTGATAGAGTTCTTGAGGCGGTAAAGAAAGCCGTTGGTTAA
- a CDS encoding MinD/ParA family protein, producing the protein MDQAEQLRNIIKRQNQPDGMSRVITVTSGKGGVGKSNVSVNLAINLSRQGKRVVILDADFGLANVEVMLGIRPKYNMADLMFRGRELQDIITKGPENIGFISGGSGIQELTNVTKSQITYLTQKLYELDSLADIIIIDTGAGITDSVLEFVTASSEVLLVATPEPTSITDAYALLKILNRKLEFSSNQTAIKMLANRVDSKEAGKQLYTKLNLVVERFLTIKMEFLGSIPQDSNVTRAVMQQKPYSILYPNAPSSRAVYEIANILCDNVSEKTQPSVGIAGLFSNLLRIKSKR; encoded by the coding sequence ATGGACCAGGCTGAACAATTAAGAAACATTATAAAAAGACAGAACCAGCCGGATGGTATGTCACGAGTTATTACAGTAACAAGTGGCAAAGGTGGTGTGGGAAAATCAAATGTATCAGTAAATCTTGCCATTAACTTAAGCAGACAGGGTAAACGAGTTGTTATTCTAGATGCTGATTTTGGACTGGCTAATGTTGAAGTAATGCTTGGCATTCGTCCAAAGTATAATATGGCTGATTTAATGTTTCGAGGTAGGGAGCTGCAAGATATTATTACAAAGGGACCTGAAAATATCGGATTTATATCTGGGGGTTCTGGTATACAGGAGCTTACGAATGTAACAAAAAGTCAGATAACATATCTAACCCAAAAGCTTTATGAACTAGATTCTCTTGCAGACATTATTATTATAGATACTGGTGCGGGCATTACGGATAGTGTGTTAGAATTTGTAACCGCCAGTTCAGAAGTATTATTGGTGGCAACCCCAGAGCCTACTTCTATAACAGATGCTTATGCACTACTAAAAATATTAAACCGGAAACTGGAATTTTCCTCTAATCAGACAGCGATAAAGATGCTTGCTAACAGGGTAGATTCAAAGGAAGCAGGAAAGCAGCTATATACCAAGCTAAATCTGGTTGTTGAAAGATTTCTGACTATAAAAATGGAGTTTTTAGGTAGTATACCACAGGACTCAAATGTAACAAGAGCTGTTATGCAACAAAAGCCGTATTCCATACTTTATCCCAATGCCCCTTCTTCCAGGGCAGTCTATGAAATAGCAAATATATTATGTGATAATGTTTCTGAAAAGACACAGCCCTCTGTTGGCATTGCAGGGCTTTTCTCAAATTTACTACGTATAAAATCTAAAAGATAG
- the fliR gene encoding flagellar biosynthetic protein FliR codes for MTFSINGFEVFLLIFVRITTFIYAAPFFSIKNVPRKVKVGFSLFLAIIVFQVIPAEISYDGVIGFAALIIKEAMVGFIVGFFANVSYYILNFAGQMIDMEIGFSMVNQLDPVSNIQTTITGNYYSYIVMLIMLATNLHHYIIRALVDTYKVIPVGKAVINPNMHVLMINFMKEYFIIGFRIVLPVFAGILIVNAILAILAKIAPQLNMFVIGLQLKVMVGLFILFLLVLFTPNVSRFISDQIMEMIKASIKALS; via the coding sequence ATGACATTTTCAATTAACGGATTTGAAGTTTTTTTATTAATATTTGTGAGGATAACAACCTTTATTTATGCGGCACCATTCTTCAGTATTAAGAACGTTCCACGAAAAGTGAAGGTTGGATTTTCTTTATTTTTGGCGATTATTGTATTTCAGGTGATACCGGCTGAAATATCCTATGATGGAGTTATCGGTTTTGCTGCGCTTATAATAAAAGAAGCCATGGTTGGTTTTATAGTTGGTTTTTTTGCCAATGTCAGTTATTATATTTTAAATTTTGCCGGGCAAATGATTGACATGGAGATAGGTTTTTCCATGGTAAATCAATTGGATCCTGTATCCAATATACAGACCACCATTACCGGAAATTACTATTCTTATATCGTAATGCTGATTATGTTGGCTACGAATTTACATCATTACATTATCCGTGCCTTGGTGGATACCTACAAGGTAATACCGGTAGGGAAAGCTGTTATAAATCCCAATATGCATGTATTAATGATAAATTTTATGAAAGAATATTTTATCATCGGTTTTCGCATTGTACTACCTGTTTTTGCTGGAATACTTATTGTAAATGCAATACTTGCAATATTAGCTAAGATAGCACCTCAGCTTAATATGTTTGTTATCGGGTTACAGCTTAAAGTTATGGTTGGTCTATTTATTTTATTTCTCTTAGTATTATTTACTCCAAATGTATCACGTTTTATATCAGATCAGATAATGGAAATGATAAAGGCCTCCATAAAAGCACTATCTTAG
- the flhF gene encoding flagellar biosynthesis protein FlhF has translation MIIKKFQAGTETEAILLAKDELGKDAIVMNIKTISPRGVYRLFRKPVVEVTAAIDEAGILAAEKKETLKVEKIAPKFNPNLIYDNSEVISALNISAAVNTETREDTSAIEKKLNNLQELLETQLREKQTNKRELVKVLEPKSEEEEKKSSYMQLVYNQLVKNEVDEIFVNQIIGEIENKFKKDTAVDNILSNVYQKIVLKLGQPKTIEVIEGKTKFVFFIGPTGVGKTTTIAKIASDLKINKKAKIAMLTSDTYRIAAVEQLRTYANILSVPMKVIYTEEEIIEAKKELNDYDIVLVDTAGRSHKNREQRDDLEKLIHTVEEEEREIYLVLSATTKYKDLTRITECYSEITNYRLIFTKLDETISVGNILNIKMLTSADLSYAAYGQNVPDDISKIDTQETAKKLLGGND, from the coding sequence GTGATTATTAAGAAATTTCAGGCAGGTACAGAAACAGAGGCAATATTATTAGCAAAAGATGAATTGGGAAAAGATGCGATTGTAATGAACATAAAAACTATTTCGCCCAGAGGAGTGTACCGTTTATTTCGCAAGCCGGTTGTGGAAGTTACGGCTGCCATTGACGAGGCAGGAATTTTAGCAGCTGAAAAAAAAGAAACTCTAAAAGTAGAGAAGATTGCTCCTAAATTTAATCCTAACTTGATTTATGATAATAGTGAAGTGATTTCGGCACTGAATATTTCAGCAGCTGTGAATACTGAGACTAGAGAAGATACTTCTGCTATTGAAAAAAAATTAAATAATTTACAAGAATTATTAGAAACACAGCTAAGGGAAAAGCAGACAAATAAAAGGGAGCTGGTAAAGGTACTTGAACCAAAGAGTGAAGAGGAAGAAAAAAAATCCTCCTATATGCAGTTAGTGTATAATCAATTGGTTAAAAATGAAGTTGATGAGATTTTTGTCAATCAAATAATTGGTGAGATAGAAAACAAATTTAAGAAAGATACCGCCGTTGACAATATACTATCTAACGTATATCAAAAAATTGTACTTAAGCTTGGTCAACCAAAGACAATAGAAGTGATAGAAGGAAAAACTAAATTTGTTTTTTTTATCGGACCAACTGGTGTTGGAAAGACTACTACCATAGCTAAAATCGCATCTGATTTAAAAATAAATAAAAAGGCCAAAATCGCTATGTTAACATCGGATACATATCGTATTGCAGCAGTAGAACAGTTAAGAACCTATGCCAATATTCTTAGTGTACCGATGAAGGTAATCTATACAGAAGAAGAAATAATAGAAGCGAAAAAGGAATTAAACGATTATGATATCGTTCTTGTTGATACGGCAGGTCGTTCTCATAAAAACAGAGAACAAAGAGATGACCTCGAAAAATTGATTCATACAGTAGAAGAGGAAGAAAGAGAAATATATTTGGTTCTTAGTGCTACAACAAAATATAAGGATTTGACCCGAATAACCGAATGTTATTCTGAAATAACGAATTACCGATTGATATTTACAAAATTAGATGAAACAATTTCTGTAGGTAATATACTAAATATAAAGATGTTAACCAGTGCTGATTTATCCTATGCAGCTTATGGACAAAACGTTCCAGACGATATTTCAAAAATTGATACGCAGGAAACCGCCAAGAAGCTTTTAGGAGGCAATGATTAA
- a CDS encoding flagellar brake protein: MMKDLIEIGDKLELKKIRVNSKEMEHEKIYKSQVLDFKEDETAVILMPMDKGRIIPLSIGDKYGLRFFTKKGLYQCRGVITNRLQVNNIFILTVQCISDLEKFQRRQFYRLECILDIEYYVVSDMEVSITTKLKDSNYKDEVGKQQLIKALEVCKREWETGTILDISGGGARFVSNRSYDYGDIIKLQINFSNEIELKNCVLDAVIITSEKMIHRQGFYENRIQFKELQKNEREAIIKYIFEEERRRRSKEKK, from the coding sequence ATGATGAAAGACTTAATTGAGATTGGTGATAAACTGGAATTGAAAAAGATAAGAGTAAATTCAAAAGAAATGGAACATGAGAAGATCTATAAAAGCCAGGTTTTAGATTTCAAAGAAGACGAGACTGCAGTAATTCTTATGCCAATGGACAAAGGAAGAATAATCCCTCTTTCTATTGGCGATAAGTATGGTCTGCGGTTTTTTACAAAAAAGGGACTGTATCAATGTAGGGGCGTGATCACCAATCGATTACAGGTCAATAATATCTTCATTCTAACTGTGCAATGCATATCTGATTTAGAAAAGTTTCAACGGAGGCAATTTTATCGTTTGGAATGTATTTTAGATATAGAGTATTATGTTGTATCTGATATGGAAGTCTCTATTACCACCAAACTAAAAGATAGTAATTACAAGGATGAGGTGGGAAAGCAGCAACTAATAAAAGCTTTAGAAGTTTGTAAAAGGGAATGGGAAACAGGTACAATATTAGACATAAGCGGTGGTGGTGCCAGATTTGTCTCTAACCGGTCTTATGATTACGGAGATATAATTAAACTACAAATCAATTTTTCAAATGAGATAGAATTGAAAAATTGTGTTTTAGATGCGGTAATTATTACATCTGAAAAGATGATTCATAGACAGGGGTTTTATGAGAATCGTATTCAATTTAAAGAACTTCAGAAAAATGAACGGGAAGCTATTATCAAGTATATTTTTGAAGAAGAACGTCGTCGTAGAAGTAAAGAAAAAAAATAA
- the fliQ gene encoding flagellar biosynthesis protein FliQ — MNENIIIDIARQTLWLIIKVSAPLLIVSLIVGLVVSILQTVTSIQEQTLTFVPKLLAIFLVIMLLGSWMMTEVRDFTIELITNLEYYINSV; from the coding sequence ATGAATGAAAATATAATTATTGATATTGCCAGACAGACATTATGGTTAATCATAAAAGTCTCTGCACCGTTACTAATCGTTTCCCTAATTGTAGGGCTTGTTGTAAGTATACTTCAGACAGTTACATCTATTCAGGAGCAGACCCTCACATTTGTTCCTAAACTCTTGGCGATATTTTTGGTTATTATGTTGCTGGGAAGCTGGATGATGACTGAAGTACGCGACTTTACTATAGAGTTAATTACAAATTTGGAGTATTATATTAATTCTGTATGA